Proteins from one Entomospira culicis genomic window:
- the cas8c gene encoding type I-C CRISPR-associated protein Cas8c/Csd1: MILQKLTDLYDRFAGDESEDVREALPLYGFSLAKVVYALHLNEAGELVDKDYLRYKKRVVTGKNKDGTSKTKEMEFTKTMIVPEQEGRSQNIRAYFLCDTLTYILGNSYTPKKPETQEKKLKKFEASKALHLSEISRMNEPLLEPVKRFFAQWNPHNFEQFVQDNMPKWDDWQRMEDAVIVFRLPSGAYAHDLASVKAYAVDQASSAEGERGRCMVTGKENVVIADLHPNVKMPGGGSKFVSYNYGVLTSYNKKGGANAPIGAETAFKYTEALNMLIGTKNQRISLGDATVVYWSNGASEYEQGLKDTLQPEEEQTIAELKRRLIRYNLDKGWIDLTHVRLPVEGLTDMTIVDEDLNIKDPQPFYVLSLVANMQRLGIRFFWESTIGVNKAIITKYYNELELVRFTDKQPEFIPLYALVSATKSKMERETSPVVVDYLLQSVLTGQEYHRSLLSHLVSRIRRDHDTGYTRTALIKAILLRNHASYLERYASLVCIASMNEEERKKRRLVVLNDELASHGYLSGRLFAVLERAQDMAIGANASISDRYIGSVSTRPAVVFPLLLKLNVHHLSKIGGGMAFNFKLELERIMAHFDVNEKGVIFPRILSLEEQGLFFVGYYHQRAAMSDRLRSEKKEESNQ, translated from the coding sequence ATGATTCTGCAAAAACTTACTGATTTGTACGATCGCTTTGCTGGAGATGAGAGCGAGGATGTGCGCGAGGCGTTGCCTCTGTATGGATTTAGCTTGGCTAAGGTGGTGTATGCCCTGCATCTGAATGAGGCTGGCGAGCTAGTAGATAAAGATTATTTACGCTACAAAAAGCGTGTGGTGACAGGCAAAAACAAAGATGGTACGTCCAAGACAAAAGAGATGGAATTTACCAAAACGATGATTGTTCCCGAGCAAGAAGGGCGTAGTCAAAACATTCGAGCTTATTTTTTGTGTGATACGCTAACATATATTCTTGGTAATAGCTATACACCCAAAAAACCTGAGACACAAGAAAAAAAGTTAAAAAAATTTGAAGCTTCCAAGGCATTACACCTTAGCGAAATCTCTCGTATGAATGAGCCACTACTTGAGCCGGTAAAGCGTTTTTTTGCGCAGTGGAATCCCCATAATTTTGAGCAATTTGTGCAAGATAATATGCCTAAATGGGACGATTGGCAACGTATGGAAGACGCAGTTATTGTTTTTCGCTTGCCTAGTGGAGCGTATGCGCATGATTTGGCAAGTGTTAAGGCTTACGCGGTAGATCAAGCCAGTAGTGCCGAAGGCGAGCGTGGGCGTTGTATGGTTACCGGCAAGGAGAATGTGGTGATTGCCGATTTGCACCCAAACGTCAAGATGCCCGGTGGTGGCAGTAAATTTGTCTCCTATAATTACGGTGTGTTGACTTCCTATAATAAGAAAGGTGGAGCTAATGCCCCTATTGGGGCGGAGACAGCGTTTAAATACACCGAAGCGCTCAATATGTTAATTGGTACAAAAAATCAGCGAATTAGTTTGGGCGATGCTACGGTAGTTTATTGGTCAAACGGTGCTAGTGAGTATGAGCAGGGACTAAAAGATACACTGCAGCCAGAGGAAGAGCAGACGATAGCGGAGTTAAAAAGACGACTTATCCGCTACAATCTTGATAAAGGGTGGATTGATCTTACGCATGTTCGTTTACCTGTAGAAGGTCTTACGGATATGACGATTGTTGATGAGGACTTGAATATAAAGGATCCTCAACCCTTCTATGTTTTGTCTTTAGTGGCGAATATGCAACGTTTGGGCATTCGCTTTTTTTGGGAGAGCACCATTGGGGTGAATAAAGCAATTATCACTAAATATTATAACGAACTGGAGTTGGTACGTTTTACCGACAAACAGCCTGAATTTATTCCGTTATATGCTTTAGTGAGTGCGACTAAGAGTAAAATGGAACGGGAGACTTCACCCGTTGTTGTTGACTACTTGTTACAATCTGTTTTGACTGGGCAGGAGTATCATCGATCATTGTTGTCCCATTTGGTTAGTCGTATTAGGCGCGATCATGATACGGGCTATACCCGTACGGCGTTGATTAAGGCGATTTTATTGCGTAATCACGCATCGTATTTAGAGCGATATGCGTCATTGGTTTGTATTGCATCGATGAATGAAGAAGAGAGAAAAAAAAGGAGGTTAGTTGTGTTAAATGATGAGTTAGCCAGCCATGGTTATTTGAGTGGTCGCTTGTTTGCGGTGCTAGAGAGGGCGCAGGATATGGCCATTGGTGCCAATGCGAGTATCAGTGATCGATACATTGGCTCGGTATCTACACGTCCTGCGGTGGTCTTTCCGCTACTTTTAAAGTTGAATGTGCATCACTTAAGTAAGATTGGTGGTGGCATGGCTTTTAACTTTAAGCTAGAGCTGGAGCGGATTATGGCACATTTCGATGTGAATGAGAAGGGGGTGATTTTCCCACGTATTTTGTCGCTAGAGGAACAGGGATTGTTCTTTGTGGGCTATTATCACCAGCGTGCTGCCATGAGCGATCGCTTACGCAGTGAGAAGAAAGAAGAGAGTAATCAATAA
- the cas7c gene encoding type I-C CRISPR-associated protein Cas7/Csd2: MSNHLENRYDFVFYFDVENGNPNGDPDAGNLPRTDPETGYGFTTDVSIKRKIRNYVQLKYPLKDRVDEGKDFRIYVKEKGVLNLFHEEAYLHANSVSVKAVDNSAEGEDKKKDAKGNKRIGSEDQVDKARAWMCEQFYDVRTFGAVMSTGVNAGQVRGPVQLTFARSQEPIFANEVSITRMAVATEKEAEQQKGDNRTIGKKAFIPYGLYRAEGFISANLANQTGFDSDDLELLWEAILNMYEHDRSASRGKVSVRKLVVFKHDNKMGKAPAQTLFDLVQTKRVTSSDAPARAFSDYQITIAKENVPAGVELIERL; encoded by the coding sequence ATGAGTAATCATTTAGAGAATCGTTACGATTTTGTCTTTTATTTTGACGTGGAGAATGGTAATCCCAACGGAGACCCTGATGCGGGTAATCTGCCACGCACCGACCCAGAGACCGGCTATGGCTTTACCACTGATGTCTCGATTAAGCGTAAGATCCGCAATTACGTGCAGTTGAAGTATCCGCTTAAAGATCGCGTGGATGAGGGCAAAGACTTCCGTATTTACGTGAAGGAGAAGGGCGTGCTTAATCTTTTTCATGAAGAGGCTTATCTCCATGCTAATAGTGTTTCGGTAAAGGCAGTGGATAACTCTGCCGAGGGCGAGGATAAGAAGAAGGACGCTAAGGGCAATAAGCGCATTGGCAGTGAGGATCAGGTGGACAAGGCACGGGCTTGGATGTGCGAGCAATTTTACGACGTGCGAACTTTTGGCGCGGTAATGAGTACGGGGGTGAATGCAGGACAAGTGCGAGGGCCGGTACAATTGACCTTTGCACGTAGCCAAGAACCGATCTTTGCGAATGAGGTTTCGATTACGCGTATGGCTGTGGCTACCGAAAAAGAGGCAGAGCAACAAAAGGGTGATAACCGCACCATTGGTAAGAAAGCGTTTATTCCCTATGGTCTCTACCGTGCCGAGGGCTTTATCAGTGCGAACTTGGCGAACCAGACGGGCTTTGACAGTGATGATTTAGAGCTCTTGTGGGAGGCGATCCTTAACATGTACGAGCATGATCGATCGGCGAGCCGTGGCAAGGTTTCGGTGCGGAAGTTGGTGGTCTTTAAGCATGATAACAAGATGGGAAAGGCTCCTGCTCAAACGCTCTTTGATTTGGTGCAAACCAAGCGTGTTACCTCTAGTGATGCACCAGCGCGAGCCTTTAGCGACTATCAAATTACCATCGCGAAAGAGAACGTTCCCGCAGGTGTCGAGCTAATCGAAAGGTTGTAA
- the cas3 gene encoding CRISPR-associated helicase Cas3': MENVNQDEFYARYDINDEGEVFWQRLDDHLREVAELAYDTLKDVDGELASWAKLAGYFHDYGKFNPAFQERLRKAQAKEHAQLVANTEEERRLADKILVPKAPHAQLGVDGFLGYLMKKKATMNPKYHALFTFLPSYAILAHHAGLSDTISKKEFNSTIDYAFWREMLDNLHALEPQLTDFTSGLIDKTNHLPSNDAKHSQLGFNAMMTVRLLFSALVHADHLASAKFRLPDDSEIHFASIAEIKTHFVAQYRQFLAHRTHPSASDVTAIKLQQKRNEIYQSCLSMATQERGIFSLTVPTGGGKTLSSLAFALHHAEHHQQQRVIYVAPFTSILDQTVGIYQQYVGEHNLFAHYSTYDALQFKENAEEAYQPLRNALSESWQQPVILTTAVQFWESLFTHKPSKAKKIHHIANSVIILDEIQSIPRAYLSPILHMMRSLVAYGCSVVLCSATQPQFDAPQLSHLALQDIKEMMPNPQQLADDLSRVTLHLSHAAKSIEELAQEVIACSQALVIVNLRGTASKVYQAICEQVADKEAVFHLSGLMAVAHRQEILTRVKEEYLAKGKACYLVSTHLIEAGVDIDFPVVYREEAGLENLIQSAGRCNREFKVERGAFVIFALADVKIPDMHAQQHAIYQRIRDAYGERLFHLDAIRDYYQEIYHINNAGVKGAQGNPLDVYAIEQDVRNVGRNFAKGAALNNMPFASISQQFSLIKDEQWTVVIPYHKEVEESIQYIEQKGLSRKHLRKLARYSVGVYKNHYNELHHQHHIRELVDSRGNALGIYYLEPAYYQTTYDERMGLRQEVSDILVSDSSIY, from the coding sequence ATGGAAAATGTTAATCAAGATGAGTTTTATGCGCGCTATGACATTAATGATGAGGGCGAGGTCTTCTGGCAACGATTAGACGATCATTTGCGTGAGGTGGCAGAGTTAGCGTATGATACGCTAAAAGATGTGGATGGAGAGTTGGCTAGCTGGGCAAAGCTGGCGGGGTATTTTCATGATTATGGCAAGTTTAACCCCGCTTTTCAAGAGCGGTTGCGTAAGGCTCAGGCTAAAGAGCACGCGCAGTTAGTCGCCAACACCGAAGAAGAGCGCCGTTTAGCCGATAAGATCCTCGTTCCTAAAGCACCGCATGCACAGCTAGGGGTGGATGGGTTTCTTGGATATTTAATGAAAAAGAAAGCAACGATGAATCCTAAATATCATGCATTGTTTACTTTTTTACCTTCATACGCTATTCTCGCTCACCATGCCGGATTGAGTGATACAATCAGTAAAAAAGAGTTTAACTCAACGATAGATTATGCATTTTGGCGTGAGATGCTTGACAATCTCCATGCACTGGAACCACAGTTAACGGATTTTACTTCAGGTCTAATAGACAAGACAAATCACCTGCCTAGCAATGATGCCAAGCATAGTCAATTAGGGTTTAATGCGATGATGACGGTGCGTCTACTTTTTTCGGCGTTGGTGCATGCGGATCATCTAGCGAGTGCAAAGTTTCGCTTGCCTGATGATAGCGAGATTCATTTTGCTTCTATTGCAGAGATAAAAACTCATTTTGTAGCTCAATATAGACAATTTTTGGCTCATCGTACCCACCCTTCGGCTAGCGACGTTACGGCGATTAAATTACAGCAAAAACGTAATGAGATTTACCAATCGTGCTTGTCCATGGCAACGCAAGAGCGAGGAATTTTTAGCCTCACCGTGCCAACGGGGGGAGGCAAGACACTCTCTTCTCTGGCGTTTGCTTTGCATCATGCAGAACATCACCAGCAACAGCGCGTGATTTATGTGGCACCGTTTACCTCAATTTTGGATCAAACGGTTGGCATTTATCAGCAATATGTGGGAGAGCATAATCTCTTTGCCCACTACAGTACCTATGATGCGCTCCAATTTAAGGAGAATGCCGAAGAGGCGTATCAGCCATTGCGCAACGCCTTGAGTGAGAGTTGGCAACAGCCGGTTATTTTGACGACAGCTGTGCAATTTTGGGAGTCGCTCTTTACGCACAAGCCATCCAAGGCGAAAAAAATTCATCACATCGCCAACAGTGTGATTATTCTCGATGAGATTCAGAGCATTCCGCGTGCGTATCTCTCGCCTATTTTGCACATGATGCGTAGTTTGGTGGCGTATGGTTGTTCGGTGGTGCTCTGCTCGGCGACCCAGCCACAGTTTGACGCTCCACAATTATCGCACTTGGCGCTACAGGATATTAAGGAGATGATGCCTAACCCTCAACAATTAGCCGATGATTTATCTCGTGTAACACTACACCTTTCGCACGCGGCGAAGAGCATAGAAGAGTTGGCGCAGGAGGTTATTGCATGCTCGCAGGCATTAGTCATTGTCAATTTACGTGGAACGGCATCTAAGGTGTATCAGGCGATTTGTGAGCAAGTGGCAGATAAGGAGGCGGTCTTTCACTTGAGTGGACTGATGGCGGTGGCACACCGTCAAGAGATTTTAACGAGAGTCAAAGAAGAGTATCTTGCCAAGGGTAAGGCGTGTTACTTGGTGAGTACGCACCTTATTGAGGCGGGGGTGGATATAGACTTTCCTGTCGTTTATCGTGAGGAGGCGGGATTAGAGAATCTGATTCAATCGGCAGGTCGATGCAATCGAGAATTTAAGGTGGAGCGAGGTGCTTTTGTGATCTTTGCCTTGGCTGATGTGAAGATTCCCGATATGCACGCCCAACAACATGCCATCTATCAGCGTATCCGTGATGCATATGGGGAGAGATTATTTCACTTAGATGCGATCCGTGATTATTATCAAGAGATTTATCATATCAATAATGCCGGGGTTAAAGGTGCGCAAGGTAATCCTCTAGATGTCTATGCGATTGAGCAAGATGTGAGGAATGTCGGTAGGAATTTTGCGAAGGGTGCTGCGCTCAATAATATGCCCTTTGCGTCGATTAGCCAGCAGTTCTCTCTCATTAAAGATGAGCAGTGGACGGTAGTTATTCCTTATCATAAAGAGGTTGAAGAGTCGATTCAGTACATCGAACAGAAGGGACTTTCTCGTAAGCACTTACGTAAGCTCGCACGTTATAGCGTGGGTGTCTATAAAAATCACTATAATGAGTTGCACCATCAGCATCATATTCGAGAGCTAGTGGATAGTCGGGGGAATGCGCTGGGTATCTACTACCTTGAACCAGCGTATTATCAGACCACCTATGACGAACGCATGGGCTTGAGGCAAGAGGTAAGCGATATTCTGGTGAGTGATAGTTCGATATATTAG
- the cas5c gene encoding type I-C CRISPR-associated protein Cas5c: MSIRIYVEGERALWTRPENKAERVSYPAMTFSSARNCLQAIYWKPSIEWVVESIEVLRPSRFISVKRNEVKSLAIKGKDDFYIEELRTQRYTLMLAGIKQEDAPQERPKLAYIINAHFRMTDLAGVSRKKWQEHTPEELANDANPDKHLAIIMERLQNGSAFTQPYFGTRECTAYFRLANDADVCLLSEEEKNKDWGWMFYDFDFSDKKNPRPLFFHAKLKEGTIYAPKKEALSL, translated from the coding sequence ATGAGCATTCGCATTTATGTGGAAGGCGAACGGGCGCTGTGGACGCGTCCTGAAAATAAAGCAGAACGGGTTTCTTATCCCGCAATGACCTTTAGTTCGGCTCGAAATTGTTTGCAAGCAATCTACTGGAAGCCCTCGATTGAGTGGGTGGTAGAGAGCATTGAGGTCTTGCGTCCCTCGCGCTTTATTTCGGTTAAACGCAACGAGGTAAAGAGTTTAGCCATTAAGGGTAAGGACGATTTTTACATTGAGGAGCTACGCACCCAGCGGTATACTTTGATGCTTGCTGGTATTAAGCAAGAAGATGCTCCGCAAGAGCGTCCGAAGTTGGCGTATATTATTAACGCTCACTTTCGTATGACCGACCTTGCAGGCGTATCGCGGAAAAAGTGGCAAGAACATACCCCCGAGGAGCTGGCTAATGATGCCAACCCTGACAAACATCTTGCTATTATTATGGAACGCTTACAAAATGGAAGTGCGTTCACCCAACCCTATTTTGGCACTCGGGAGTGCACGGCTTATTTTCGCCTAGCCAATGATGCGGATGTTTGCTTGCTTAGCGAGGAGGAGAAGAATAAGGATTGGGGCTGGATGTTTTATGACTTTGACTTTTCAGATAAAAAAAATCCAAGACCGCTCTTCTTTCATGCCAAACTGAAGGAGGGAACTATCTATGCTCCTAAAAAGGAGGCACTTAGCTTATGA
- a CDS encoding CPBP family intramembrane glutamic endopeptidase, which produces MKNLIKRALDKTTPIIDNKKMQSIDYHTTKLGTLRFILAIIFVGLFSFLSIYSWYTGAMEDISLYLHHDGFVLVYLIISIIQFIVFLGIAIALQPKMVYAFTDFRLQWKGVFLLLGASLLLTLLSGFVIPPELAENPAGILFQRMRHLYPALFVFMMILVGYSEELLFRLLPISFSKKHPLLIGVIWQIIFASMHLYQGILAFFFTFILGMIFWFGFRRGMSLHSVAWTHIIYNLTVTFFY; this is translated from the coding sequence ATGAAGAATTTAATCAAGAGGGCGCTTGACAAAACTACTCCCATTATAGATAATAAGAAGATGCAATCTATCGACTATCACACAACAAAACTAGGCACACTTCGTTTCATTCTCGCCATCATCTTCGTTGGTCTCTTCTCATTTCTAAGTATCTATAGTTGGTATACAGGCGCCATGGAAGATATCTCTTTGTATCTGCATCATGACGGATTTGTTCTTGTATACTTAATCATTTCTATCATTCAATTTATCGTCTTTTTGGGTATCGCCATAGCGTTACAACCCAAAATGGTGTATGCCTTTACCGATTTTCGCCTTCAATGGAAGGGCGTTTTCCTCCTTTTAGGAGCATCTCTCCTGCTGACTTTGCTTAGTGGTTTCGTTATCCCTCCAGAGCTTGCTGAAAATCCCGCTGGAATACTCTTTCAACGCATGCGACATCTCTATCCGGCGCTTTTTGTCTTCATGATGATTCTTGTTGGCTATAGCGAAGAACTTCTTTTCCGCCTTTTACCTATCTCTTTTAGCAAAAAGCATCCCCTCCTCATCGGCGTAATCTGGCAGATCATCTTTGCTAGCATGCATCTCTATCAAGGAATTCTCGCCTTCTTCTTCACCTTTATTCTTGGCATGATCTTCTGGTTTGGTTTTCGTCGAGGCATGAGCCTGCACAGCGTAGCTTGGACGCATATTATCTACAACCTCACAGTTACCTTTTTTTATTAA
- a CDS encoding sugar kinase, whose protein sequence is MKQIVIKSADTCKYDLVSLGEVMLRFDPSEGRIKTARSFKVWEGGGEYNVARGLKRCFGMRTAIVTGIPQNDVGLLLEDLIYQGGVDMSYVKWFKYDGVGRDVRVGLNFTERGFGVRGALGVSDRANSGAAKLKKGDIDWEKLFGQEGVRWFHCGGIYAALSSTTPEVIIEAMQIAKKYGTIISYDLNYRPSLWQAQVEAGRPNAAQEVNREIAKYVDVMIGNEEDFTASLGFTVEGLDHHIKGLDSNNFKKMLDQVKQMYPNFKAMATTLREVHTASDNDWAALLSYEDKFYDSMKLEHLAIFDRVGGGDSFASGLIYGFLTGKSPQEALNYGVAHGALAMTTPGDTSMASLKEVENLVKGGSARVAR, encoded by the coding sequence ATGAAGCAAATCGTGATTAAATCGGCAGATACATGTAAGTATGATCTGGTTAGCTTGGGAGAGGTCATGCTTCGCTTTGACCCCAGTGAAGGGCGCATTAAAACAGCTCGATCGTTTAAGGTGTGGGAAGGCGGGGGCGAGTATAATGTCGCACGTGGACTCAAGCGATGCTTTGGCATGCGCACCGCGATCGTTACGGGTATTCCCCAAAATGATGTGGGCTTGCTCTTGGAGGATCTCATCTATCAAGGTGGGGTGGACATGAGCTATGTCAAGTGGTTCAAGTATGACGGCGTGGGGCGCGATGTGCGGGTGGGGCTCAACTTTACTGAGCGTGGCTTTGGCGTGCGTGGAGCGTTGGGCGTCTCGGATCGGGCAAATAGTGGAGCGGCTAAGCTTAAAAAGGGCGACATCGACTGGGAGAAGCTCTTTGGTCAAGAGGGTGTGCGCTGGTTTCACTGTGGAGGCATTTACGCCGCGCTCTCGTCCACCACGCCCGAGGTCATTATCGAGGCGATGCAGATTGCGAAAAAATATGGCACGATTATCAGCTATGATCTCAATTATCGCCCTAGTCTCTGGCAAGCGCAGGTCGAAGCCGGTCGCCCGAACGCTGCGCAGGAGGTTAATCGCGAAATTGCTAAATATGTCGATGTGATGATTGGTAACGAAGAGGACTTTACCGCCTCGCTTGGCTTTACCGTGGAAGGCTTGGATCATCATATCAAAGGACTCGATAGCAATAACTTTAAGAAGATGTTAGATCAAGTTAAGCAGATGTATCCTAACTTTAAAGCGATGGCTACTACGTTGCGCGAGGTCCATACGGCAAGCGATAACGATTGGGCAGCGCTTTTAAGTTATGAGGATAAATTCTACGATAGCATGAAGTTAGAACACTTGGCGATTTTTGATCGTGTGGGTGGTGGCGATAGCTTTGCAAGTGGCTTGATCTACGGCTTTTTAACGGGCAAGAGTCCGCAAGAGGCGCTCAATTATGGCGTGGCACATGGTGCATTGGCGATGACTACACCGGGGGATACCAGTATGGCGAGTCTCAAAGAGGTAGAAAATCTGGTTAAGGGTGGCAGCGCGCGCGTGGCGCGTTAG
- the cas4 gene encoding CRISPR-associated protein Cas4, giving the protein MQEYDYIQIASLQHYQYCPRQCALMYNEQIWADSYHTKAGDILHEKTHQERIRYEKGVRIETATTVVSHRYGLMGVCDTIEFHPDTILPIEYKVGKSKSIYEVDKVQLCAQVLCLEEMTGQSITQGAIYYNQEKSRSYIEIDEALRSLTVDVLTNVHKLLFNKELPVVEKSKKCALCSLVELCIPDLTNMAVADYWQTMASEVD; this is encoded by the coding sequence ATGCAAGAGTATGACTATATTCAGATAGCAAGTTTACAACACTATCAATATTGTCCGCGTCAATGCGCCCTAATGTATAATGAACAAATTTGGGCGGATAGCTATCACACCAAGGCAGGCGATATTCTGCATGAGAAGACGCACCAAGAGCGTATTCGCTATGAAAAAGGTGTGCGTATCGAGACGGCAACGACGGTGGTGTCGCATCGCTATGGCTTGATGGGGGTGTGTGATACGATTGAATTTCACCCTGATACAATTTTGCCGATTGAGTATAAAGTAGGAAAAAGTAAGAGCATCTATGAGGTAGACAAGGTGCAATTATGTGCGCAGGTACTCTGTTTGGAAGAGATGACCGGTCAATCGATTACACAGGGAGCGATTTACTACAATCAAGAAAAGAGCCGTAGCTATATCGAGATAGACGAAGCATTAAGATCGCTCACCGTAGATGTTTTAACGAATGTTCATAAGTTATTGTTTAATAAAGAGTTGCCTGTTGTAGAGAAGAGCAAGAAGTGTGCACTTTGCTCGCTGGTGGAGCTATGTATTCCTGATTTAACGAATATGGCTGTGGCAGATTATTGGCAAACGATGGCATCGGAGGTGGATTGA
- a CDS encoding DUF6985 domain-containing protein — protein MLDHLRYNPDFPEQLIAQATCPIFRQALDVYLDPRVSVGYAEASIRHWQYHAHQLIDQLAHDTYRFSEDFCIYAQEDLDSMIVDSDYPRITADLYIDLRELLLRWNIAEDIARGIVKRVEQRVAGHRKYRNVSRIKIFFKEEIIATLPRKEQPYHLIRPPIPSDRDILAYIRPLYITIHPLEVEIPQIYISFSCAWDEEYGLAWIIRGDKILYVGSDRKLQPWASEESFSILEGNYAYGNFLLKHEIPDLRE, from the coding sequence ATGCTCGATCACTTACGTTACAATCCTGATTTTCCAGAACAGTTAATTGCGCAAGCAACCTGCCCGATTTTTCGTCAAGCGTTGGATGTCTACCTCGATCCACGTGTCAGTGTGGGCTATGCCGAGGCGTCGATTCGTCATTGGCAGTATCACGCGCATCAGCTTATCGATCAACTGGCACACGATACCTATCGTTTTTCTGAAGATTTTTGTATCTACGCACAAGAAGATCTCGATAGTATGATTGTGGATAGCGACTATCCTAGGATTACCGCGGATCTTTATATCGATCTACGCGAGCTTTTGTTACGTTGGAATATTGCAGAAGATATCGCTAGAGGTATTGTCAAACGCGTTGAGCAACGTGTGGCGGGGCATCGTAAATATCGAAATGTATCAAGAATAAAGATATTTTTTAAGGAAGAGATTATCGCCACGTTACCTCGTAAGGAGCAACCCTATCACCTTATTCGCCCGCCCATTCCGAGCGACAGGGATATTTTAGCATATATTCGCCCGCTCTATATCACGATTCATCCGCTGGAAGTGGAAATTCCTCAGATTTACATCTCATTTAGCTGTGCATGGGATGAGGAGTATGGCTTAGCGTGGATTATACGCGGAGATAAAATCCTCTATGTAGGCAGTGATCGTAAATTACAACCATGGGCAAGCGAGGAGAGCTTTTCTATCCTAGAAGGGAATTATGCTTACGGCAACTTCTTGCTAAAACACGAAATACCTGATTTGCGTGAGTAG
- a CDS encoding bifunctional 4-hydroxy-2-oxoglutarate aldolase/2-dehydro-3-deoxy-phosphogluconate aldolase — MSDIMQKLGEAGLLPVIKIDRLEDAVPLVEALMAGGLPVAEVTFRTQVAPQAIATISKARPDVILGAGTILTTEQVDQAIAVGAKFLVSPGFNPTVVEHALKRGIPITPGVCTPSEVEQASSMGLNVLKFFPAEQFGGVAMLKTFYSVYPHIKFIPTGGVTLANLPEYIKQPNIHAVGGTWMVHSDLIKAKDWAKITQLAQEAVNVLHKIKK; from the coding sequence ATGAGTGACATTATGCAGAAATTAGGTGAAGCAGGACTCTTACCCGTTATCAAAATTGATCGGTTGGAAGATGCCGTGCCGTTGGTAGAAGCGTTAATGGCGGGTGGCTTGCCTGTTGCCGAGGTTACCTTTCGTACGCAAGTTGCCCCACAGGCGATTGCGACGATAAGCAAGGCCCGACCTGATGTCATTTTAGGGGCGGGTACGATTCTGACAACGGAGCAGGTAGATCAGGCGATTGCGGTGGGTGCTAAGTTCTTGGTGAGTCCAGGGTTTAATCCTACCGTGGTGGAGCACGCGCTTAAACGAGGTATCCCGATCACGCCGGGGGTATGTACGCCGAGCGAGGTGGAGCAAGCATCGAGTATGGGGTTGAACGTTTTAAAGTTTTTCCCTGCTGAACAATTTGGTGGCGTGGCAATGCTCAAGACGTTCTATTCGGTCTATCCGCACATCAAATTTATTCCTACCGGCGGAGTAACGCTAGCTAATTTGCCTGAATATATCAAACAGCCCAATATCCACGCCGTGGGGGGCACATGGATGGTGCATTCTGATTTGATTAAGGCGAAGGATTGGGCAAAAATTACTCAACTAGCGCAAGAGGCGGTTAATGTCTTGCATAAGATAAAAAAATAG
- a CDS encoding cupin domain-containing protein, producing MYVAKDTGTPAQLDNGVIRTIMAYSDDIMVVRFDFIEGQEVARHQHMHTQSTYILSGQFEFEIDGQKHHCSAGDTLVFPSNTPHRCLCLEAGTLIDNFTPKRDDFLP from the coding sequence ATGTATGTAGCCAAAGATACCGGCACGCCTGCGCAGTTAGACAATGGCGTTATCCGCACCATTATGGCCTATAGTGATGATATTATGGTGGTACGCTTCGATTTTATTGAAGGGCAGGAGGTTGCTCGGCACCAGCATATGCATACGCAAAGCACGTATATCTTGAGCGGGCAGTTTGAGTTCGAGATTGATGGGCAGAAGCATCACTGTTCGGCAGGCGATACCTTGGTCTTTCCCAGTAATACTCCGCATCGATGTCTCTGCTTGGAGGCGGGGACACTTATCGATAACTTTACTCCTAAGCGTGATGATTTTTTACCATGA